The sequence CCGACGATCGCGGGATAAGCGACGCCCTGCGCACCGTTCTTGTAGTACCAGTAATAGGCCTCGGCTTCGATCTCGTATTCGTACATACCGGGCTTGGCGCGCGCGATCGCGCGACGATTGCCTTCCGCGCTGATCTTGGCGTTACGCCGCATGATCTCGATCTCCTGCGGCGTCTTGATGTTTCGCATGCCGTCGACCAGAGGCGTCAGATCTTTCAATTGCGACTGCGGGAAGCGCTCGCGCAATTTCACGACAATCTCGCGATCGCGCGGCATGCCTTCGCCAAACGGATGGTCGTAGTTCGCGGCGTAATTGGCGCCGACCTCCTGACGCGCGCCATCGACTTTGTCCGGGAAACCGAGTCGGACCCAGAATTCCGGATCGGGCCGGCTTGCCATGCTCGCAAGCACTGAACTGAGATTGTTGAGCGGCAGCACCGCCGCGAATCCGAATTGGGTTTGCTGATCCTTGGGCAGAGCTAGAACATTGGGCCCGTACACTTGAGCAATCCGTGGCGGCTGTTGCGGTTCGAACAGGACTGAACGCCCGCTCGCGCCATCGATCAGCAACACGGCGCCTTCATCGGCGATGCCGGTATAGTAATAGAAGTCGTTGTCTTCGCGGTAATGAGTGCCTTCAGGATCGTTGATACGCGCAAAAAGCAGTGCCGTTCCAGATTTCATCTCTCTGGCGAGCTCGCCTCG is a genomic window of Terriglobia bacterium containing:
- a CDS encoding Xaa-Pro peptidase family protein; translated protein: MKQIRSAAIAWLIAIISIPAFAQYTDKQAFDDLGGGKEFARRRGELAREMKSGTALLFARINDPEGTHYREDNDFYYYTGIADEGAVLLIDGASGRSVLFEPQQPPRIAQVYGPNVLALPKDQQTQFGFAAVLPLNNLSSVLASMASRPDPEFWVRLGFPDKVDGARQEVGANYAANYDHPFGEGMPRDREIVVKLRERFPQSQLKDLTPLVDGMRNIKTPQEIEIMRRNAKISAEGNRRAIARAKPGMYEYEIEAEAYYWYYKNGAQGVAYPAIVGSGPNVNTWHYFQNRRKIEPNDLVVFDYAADLDHLTMDITRTFNISGKFTPEQAKWYAVDLEAQKAIINMLRPGNTYEQAAAEGKKVYEKYGIGDRWYNGFGHFVGEATHDVATPGTGPGLGGPIKAGQVVTVEPIVEFPEKHIHIRIEDTVLITDHGSEILSSGIPKEMADIERLVGSEAK